The following are encoded together in the Naumannella cuiyingiana genome:
- a CDS encoding MFS transporter, translating to MTASRMAPPLNPNLRKVSGREVRGATTIAFVAWTIAVYDFILFGTLLPRIQESFGWDTSFALLVSTLVSLGTGLMVLVVGPLIDRFGRRRGMIVSIAGTAMSSAATAAVQGVGSLVAVRSISGVGLAESSINATYLNELYSQSEDEKVRRNKGFVYSFVQAGWPVGALVAAAFVAGVTAIWGPGSWRTAFLLATIPAVLTAILCRRLRESPQYQVMSTARRLRAAGETTRSRDLLTSAGLAPTTRTPLVEIFRGPLLRNTVFLSLAWIFNYFGLQVFSVLGTTVLETGKGLSAGTTLALVVASNVVGAMGYVFFGWAGDRWGRRRVISTGWIASGAVFAALLLGPSDPVFVLATYMAGLFLMLGPYSALMFFQTECFDAACRGTGSAFAYAMSQPGAVIGGLLLAALTASMLPFSIAAALVGALGLALSGLFILGARPVRPSGDDWREAVDAPGSVHRGTIS from the coding sequence ATGACCGCGTCACGAATGGCCCCACCCCTCAACCCGAACCTGCGCAAGGTATCGGGGCGCGAGGTTCGGGGTGCAACCACCATCGCGTTCGTCGCCTGGACGATCGCCGTTTACGACTTCATCCTGTTCGGCACACTTCTGCCGCGGATCCAGGAGTCGTTCGGGTGGGACACAAGCTTCGCTCTGCTCGTCTCGACTCTGGTGAGCCTCGGAACGGGTCTGATGGTCCTTGTCGTCGGGCCGTTGATCGACCGTTTCGGGCGTCGCAGGGGCATGATCGTCTCGATCGCCGGAACTGCGATGTCGTCAGCGGCCACGGCCGCCGTTCAGGGCGTCGGCTCGCTGGTCGCGGTCCGGTCGATCAGTGGAGTCGGTCTGGCCGAGTCCTCGATCAACGCCACCTATCTGAACGAGTTGTACTCACAGTCCGAGGACGAGAAGGTGCGCCGGAACAAGGGGTTCGTGTACTCCTTCGTACAGGCTGGATGGCCGGTGGGGGCGCTGGTTGCCGCGGCGTTCGTCGCTGGCGTGACAGCGATCTGGGGCCCGGGGAGCTGGCGCACTGCGTTCCTGCTCGCGACGATACCGGCCGTGCTGACAGCCATCTTGTGCCGGAGGTTACGCGAAAGCCCGCAATACCAGGTCATGTCCACGGCGCGCCGGTTGCGTGCGGCGGGTGAGACCACGCGGTCACGAGATCTGCTGACATCGGCCGGGCTGGCGCCCACGACCCGGACGCCGCTGGTTGAGATCTTTCGTGGGCCGCTCCTGCGAAACACGGTGTTCTTGTCACTGGCGTGGATCTTCAACTACTTCGGCCTGCAGGTCTTCTCCGTTCTCGGTACAACCGTCCTCGAGACCGGTAAGGGGCTGAGCGCCGGCACAACCTTGGCGCTCGTCGTTGCGTCGAACGTGGTCGGCGCCATGGGTTATGTGTTCTTCGGCTGGGCGGGCGACCGCTGGGGCCGGCGCCGCGTCATCTCAACCGGCTGGATCGCGTCCGGGGCCGTGTTCGCCGCACTGTTGCTCGGCCCGAGCGACCCGGTGTTCGTTCTCGCCACCTATATGGCGGGCTTGTTCTTGATGCTTGGCCCGTACTCGGCACTGATGTTCTTCCAGACAGAGTGTTTCGATGCCGCGTGTCGAGGAACCGGAAGCGCATTCGCGTATGCGATGAGCCAACCTGGCGCAGTCATCGGCGGCCTGCTGCTCGCCGCGCTGACCGCGTCCATGCTGCCGTTCTCGATCGCCGCCGCGTTGGTCGGCGCACTCGGGCTGGCGCTGTCCGGACTGTTCATCCTCGGCGCACGACCCGTCCGGCCGAGTGGCGACGACTGGCGGGAAGCCGTGGACGCGCCGGGTTCGGTCCACCGCGGAACGATCTCATGA
- a CDS encoding polysaccharide deacetylase family protein — MTARWLGDCAATGTITFDVDAESAILAHDLKYADHAMIMSHQAYGPDVGVPRLLDVLDQVGIQATFFMPGWVAKVRPRLASTIVDRGHEVAHHSYSHQSPTDLTDAAQHADFERACEVFASQGVEIFGHRAAMWEATSSTLDLVREFGLSYDSSLMGDDKPYRISADGVRPLAELPVHWSLDDWEQYAFLPSPAVGNVIESPAKVLEMWKLEIDAMLEFGSLFNLTCHPFLSGRPSRAVALRSLIEYGLEQGMRFATCRDVAADVLADSQVREVHQRHLITGTGDYPQTPGR; from the coding sequence ATGACCGCGCGCTGGCTCGGCGATTGCGCCGCCACGGGGACGATCACGTTCGACGTCGATGCGGAGAGTGCGATCCTCGCCCACGACTTGAAGTACGCCGACCACGCCATGATCATGTCGCACCAGGCATACGGGCCAGATGTTGGCGTACCGCGGCTGCTTGACGTCTTGGATCAGGTCGGGATCCAGGCGACCTTCTTCATGCCGGGCTGGGTGGCGAAGGTACGCCCGCGTCTTGCGTCGACAATCGTCGATCGCGGCCATGAGGTCGCCCATCATTCGTACAGCCACCAATCCCCGACCGATCTCACCGACGCCGCCCAGCATGCAGACTTCGAGCGAGCCTGCGAGGTGTTCGCATCGCAGGGAGTCGAAATCTTCGGTCATCGGGCAGCGATGTGGGAGGCGACGTCGTCGACCCTCGACCTGGTGCGCGAGTTCGGGCTGTCCTACGACTCCTCACTGATGGGCGATGACAAGCCGTATCGGATCTCGGCCGACGGCGTACGCCCTCTCGCTGAACTGCCCGTGCACTGGTCGCTCGATGACTGGGAGCAGTACGCTTTCCTTCCCTCACCCGCGGTGGGCAATGTGATCGAGTCGCCCGCAAAGGTGCTCGAGATGTGGAAACTCGAGATCGACGCCATGCTCGAGTTCGGTTCGCTGTTCAATCTCACCTGCCACCCGTTTCTCAGCGGCCGACCGAGCCGTGCCGTGGCGCTCCGCAGCCTGATCGAGTACGGCCTCGAGCAAGGCATGCGTTTCGCCACCTGTCGAGATGTCGCCGCCGACGTGCTCGCGGACTCCCAGGTCCGAGAGGTTCATCAGCGACACCTCATCACCGGGACCGGGGATTACCCCCAGACGCCCGGGCGGTAG
- a CDS encoding amidase family protein yields the protein MSAGRCHTRLQDVLQAAGSARDVFLQITASRAESEAAHSLQSAGKLAGVAFAVKDVFDVRGTRTSGGSQLFDHRPPAMADAAAVARLSAAGGVLVGKTTLSELAYSGLGVNERFGTPTMRIAGKDHLVGGSSSGSAAAVRAGIVSLALASDTSGSTRIPAAWTGVFGFRPTLDRYPRLGMMALARSLDAVGVVAASLALINTADEVLADDHTALDPPRSPPPFVVPAHDQLLSCDPRVTGRFLETIEHLRQLGLRIHQRPLASLDAVRSMHQRHLPIVEAEALRAFGTYLALHPDRLGPAVRSRLESAGRNSHHRSARPLVAAMPSLRAQFRRELGRCLLLIPPVEIDPPQLAEAQTIEAQTTLNHRALRLPMIFSYLDAPSLVLPVGQQGPGSPRCLQVTGASGHDRRVLHAALHLQSAVPSHPSPSFKGESR from the coding sequence ATGAGTGCGGGCAGGTGCCACACACGCCTCCAGGACGTCCTGCAGGCCGCCGGTTCCGCGCGCGATGTCTTTCTACAGATCACCGCTTCTCGCGCCGAGTCCGAGGCTGCCCACTCGCTGCAGTCTGCCGGCAAGCTGGCGGGGGTTGCGTTCGCGGTGAAGGACGTCTTCGATGTTCGCGGTACTCGCACATCGGGGGGCTCGCAGCTCTTCGACCATCGCCCGCCGGCGATGGCAGACGCCGCGGCGGTCGCTCGCCTTTCGGCAGCCGGCGGGGTGTTGGTCGGCAAGACGACGCTGAGTGAGTTGGCGTACTCCGGCCTGGGGGTCAACGAGCGATTCGGCACGCCGACGATGCGGATCGCCGGAAAGGATCACCTCGTCGGAGGATCTTCCTCCGGCTCGGCCGCCGCGGTACGCGCGGGGATCGTTTCCCTCGCGTTGGCCAGCGACACGTCGGGATCCACCCGGATCCCCGCAGCATGGACCGGCGTGTTCGGATTCCGACCGACCCTCGATCGATATCCCCGCCTTGGGATGATGGCTCTCGCACGATCTCTGGACGCCGTGGGCGTCGTCGCTGCCAGCCTCGCCCTGATCAACACTGCCGACGAGGTTCTCGCTGATGATCACACCGCACTCGACCCGCCCCGATCGCCGCCTCCGTTTGTCGTTCCGGCCCACGACCAGTTGTTGTCGTGCGACCCTCGGGTGACCGGGAGATTCCTCGAGACGATCGAGCACCTGCGGCAGCTCGGTCTGCGGATCCACCAGCGGCCGCTCGCATCCCTTGACGCCGTCCGATCGATGCACCAGCGACATCTGCCGATAGTCGAGGCCGAGGCGCTGAGAGCGTTCGGGACGTATCTGGCCCTGCACCCCGACCGGCTCGGCCCGGCGGTGCGGAGCCGACTCGAGTCGGCCGGGCGCAACTCCCACCATCGCTCGGCTCGGCCCCTTGTTGCCGCCATGCCGTCGCTACGTGCCCAGTTCCGGCGTGAGCTCGGGCGCTGCCTCCTACTCATCCCTCCCGTGGAGATTGACCCACCGCAGCTCGCGGAGGCGCAGACCATCGAGGCGCAGACCACCCTCAACCATCGCGCGCTACGACTGCCGATGATCTTCAGCTATCTGGACGCTCCGAGCCTCGTCCTCCCCGTCGGCCAGCAGGGTCCAGGATCCCCCCGGTGCCTCCAGGTGACGGGAGCATCCGGACATGACCGGCGCGTGCTCCACGCCGCTTTGCACCTCCAATCCGCAGTCCCCAGTCACCCGTCACCATCGTTCAAAGGAGAATCGAGATGA
- a CDS encoding helix-turn-helix domain-containing protein produces the protein MTTPLAAAVPRTAVRFLGHATHHHDSPHLVHLVRGAAEVVADGQRHALAAGETLWLATGVPHSVQTTPGAIVFGPMITREPPRRVRALGHRPELAELMLTAVAASPRATEIVPFREAIDRLLAGIDRPRFSLERPSHPVAREIADRLLAGGRWTLGATLPELAERHLSSVRQIQRWFGDETGQAFARWRTRARLNLALAELAGGAPPARAARAAGYATRDGLLRALARETGRPYADIARDPLGTSGEPAVGC, from the coding sequence ATGACCACGCCGCTCGCGGCCGCGGTGCCGCGCACGGCCGTTCGTTTTCTCGGGCATGCCACGCACCACCACGACAGCCCCCATCTGGTGCACCTGGTCCGTGGCGCCGCGGAGGTGGTCGCCGACGGGCAGCGCCACGCGCTGGCGGCCGGGGAGACGCTGTGGCTGGCGACCGGCGTACCGCACTCGGTGCAGACGACGCCGGGAGCGATCGTCTTCGGGCCGATGATCACCCGCGAGCCGCCCCGGCGGGTCCGCGCGCTGGGGCACCGGCCCGAGCTCGCGGAACTGATGCTGACGGCGGTGGCGGCAAGCCCGCGGGCCACGGAGATCGTTCCCTTCCGCGAGGCCATCGACAGGCTCCTGGCCGGGATCGACCGGCCCCGGTTCTCACTCGAGCGACCGAGCCACCCGGTCGCCCGGGAGATCGCGGACCGGCTGCTGGCCGGCGGTCGCTGGACGCTGGGCGCGACTCTTCCGGAGCTCGCCGAGCGGCATCTGAGCAGCGTGCGGCAGATCCAGCGATGGTTCGGGGACGAGACCGGGCAGGCGTTCGCGCGCTGGCGTACCCGCGCCCGGTTGAATCTCGCCCTGGCCGAGCTCGCCGGCGGCGCGCCCCCGGCCCGCGCCGCACGGGCGGCCGGCTATGCGACCCGGGACGGGCTGCTCCGGGCGCTCGCGCGCGAAACCGGCCGGCCGTACGCAGACATCGCCCGCGACCCGTTGGGGACCTCGGGTGAGCCGGCCGTGGGGTGCTAG
- a CDS encoding ABC transporter substrate-binding protein: MSSMTSAARRSFSARGAATAFAAALLALATACGVAPAAPLAPGTDATRTVATIKGEVQVPVRPQRIVVLNHALAGYLFHLDQPVAAVVPEFTDTEGVAAPAWADQAAAAGTVFLPWPADGFNLEAIAAQRPDLIIAGGLGFPFAQAEQVYDQLSAIAPTVLVPKTLQTWQQQLSFLAGDVFAAPQRYDELRAAYDARVAEVAAAITPPSKPSTVISRASSGKVYVLMDDAGLITLLTELGFEPAPLAQRNGAVPYTPGGDMFEVSPENAGVVLDPATIFVVPFDDPKQTVAALAKDPVLGRLPAFRNGSAFDLPQSALRADYDDTMELIDTIEQRFG, translated from the coding sequence ATGTCCAGCATGACCAGCGCCGCCCGGCGCTCCTTCTCCGCCCGCGGTGCGGCGACCGCATTCGCTGCCGCCCTGCTGGCCCTGGCGACCGCCTGTGGCGTCGCGCCGGCCGCGCCGCTCGCGCCCGGGACGGACGCGACCCGCACCGTCGCGACGATCAAGGGCGAGGTGCAGGTTCCGGTGCGGCCGCAGCGCATCGTCGTGCTGAACCATGCGCTGGCCGGCTACCTCTTCCACCTCGATCAGCCGGTCGCCGCGGTCGTCCCCGAGTTCACCGACACCGAGGGCGTCGCGGCGCCGGCCTGGGCCGACCAAGCCGCGGCCGCCGGAACGGTCTTCCTGCCCTGGCCGGCCGATGGCTTCAACCTGGAGGCGATCGCCGCCCAACGGCCCGACCTGATCATCGCCGGCGGCCTCGGCTTCCCGTTCGCGCAGGCCGAGCAGGTCTATGACCAACTCTCCGCGATCGCGCCCACCGTCCTGGTACCGAAGACCCTGCAGACCTGGCAGCAGCAGCTGAGCTTCCTGGCCGGCGACGTCTTCGCCGCCCCGCAGCGCTACGACGAACTGCGGGCCGCCTATGACGCGCGCGTCGCCGAGGTCGCCGCCGCGATCACGCCGCCGTCGAAGCCGTCGACCGTGATCAGCCGCGCCAGCAGCGGCAAGGTCTATGTGCTGATGGACGATGCCGGCCTGATCACCCTGCTGACCGAGCTCGGGTTCGAGCCGGCCCCGCTGGCGCAGCGCAACGGCGCCGTGCCGTACACGCCCGGTGGAGACATGTTCGAGGTCTCGCCGGAGAATGCCGGCGTCGTGCTCGACCCGGCCACGATCTTCGTGGTCCCCTTCGACGACCCGAAGCAGACCGTCGCGGCCCTCGCCAAGGATCCGGTGCTCGGCCGGCTGCCCGCGTTCCGCAACGGCTCCGCCTTCGACCTGCCGCAGAGCGCGCTGCGCGCCGACTACGACGACACGATGGAGTTGATCGACACCATCGAACAGCGGTTCGGCTGA
- a CDS encoding Cmx/CmrA family chloramphenicol efflux MFS transporter produces the protein MSPSTPAARVPGVVFLLAAVIFCLGTSEFMIAGILELIAADLGVSIPEAGLLITAFAVGMIVGAPGMALLTLGLPRKPTLIITAVIFAAAHVLGALAQGYALLALSRVVAAVACGGFWAVAAVVAVRVTPPQATGRALAALVGGLTVANLIGVPLGAWVGTQYGWRATFWGVAAVTALAAVLIALTVPAEPRPADAPRVGQVLAAETRAFRHGRIWVALATTALFQAAVFASFSYFAPLLIRVSGLAPDRVPLVLVGFGVGALIGVTVGGRLADRNLFGNLIGSLVSLAAALALLWLVAPFWPAAVAAVALVGATGFSIAGALNARVFQIATSAPTLAASMNTAAFNVGNALGPALGGAVIALGLGFRAPLLVGIALALGALALVRYAMARDGVSLRRATARASGGNPRSR, from the coding sequence ATGAGCCCGTCCACACCCGCCGCCCGCGTACCGGGCGTCGTCTTCCTGCTCGCCGCCGTGATCTTCTGCCTCGGCACCAGCGAGTTCATGATCGCCGGCATCCTGGAGCTGATCGCGGCCGACCTCGGCGTCTCCATCCCCGAGGCCGGCCTGTTGATCACCGCGTTCGCCGTCGGGATGATCGTCGGCGCGCCGGGGATGGCGTTGCTCACCCTCGGCCTCCCACGCAAACCGACCTTGATCATCACCGCGGTGATCTTCGCCGCGGCGCACGTGCTGGGCGCGCTCGCCCAGGGGTACGCGCTGCTGGCGCTCTCGCGGGTCGTCGCGGCGGTCGCCTGCGGCGGGTTCTGGGCGGTCGCCGCGGTGGTCGCCGTCCGGGTCACCCCGCCGCAGGCAACCGGGCGGGCGCTGGCCGCGCTGGTTGGCGGGCTGACCGTGGCCAATCTGATCGGCGTACCGCTCGGCGCCTGGGTGGGTACGCAGTACGGCTGGCGGGCGACGTTCTGGGGGGTAGCGGCGGTCACCGCGCTCGCCGCCGTGCTGATCGCGCTCACCGTGCCGGCCGAGCCGCGCCCGGCCGACGCCCCGCGGGTCGGGCAGGTGCTCGCCGCGGAGACGCGCGCCTTCAGACACGGCCGGATCTGGGTCGCCCTGGCGACCACGGCGCTGTTCCAGGCCGCGGTGTTCGCGTCCTTCTCCTACTTCGCGCCCCTGCTGATCCGGGTGTCCGGGCTGGCGCCGGACCGCGTACCCCTCGTCCTCGTCGGATTCGGCGTCGGCGCCCTGATCGGCGTGACCGTCGGCGGCCGACTCGCCGACCGCAACCTGTTCGGCAACCTGATCGGCAGCCTGGTGTCACTGGCCGCAGCCCTCGCGCTGCTCTGGCTGGTCGCGCCCTTCTGGCCCGCCGCGGTCGCCGCGGTGGCGCTGGTCGGAGCCACCGGATTCTCGATCGCCGGCGCGCTGAACGCCCGCGTCTTCCAGATCGCGACCTCGGCGCCCACCCTGGCGGCCAGCATGAACACCGCCGCGTTCAACGTCGGCAACGCGCTCGGTCCGGCGCTCGGCGGCGCCGTGATCGCGCTCGGCCTCGGCTTCCGCGCGCCGCTACTCGTCGGCATCGCGCTGGCGCTCGGCGCGCTTGCCCTGGTCCGGTACGCGATGGCGCGCGACGGCGTGTCCTTGCGCCGAGCTACCGCCCGGGCGTCTGGGGGTAATCCCCGGTCCCGGTGA
- a CDS encoding aldo/keto reductase family protein: MDFRYLGNSGLKISEITFGNWLTHGSQVEKDAAIASVRAALDAGITSFDTADTYANTAAEAVLGDALKDERRESLEIFTKVYFPTGPMGPNDTGLSRKHIMESLHASLKRLQTDYVDLYQAHRFDHETPLEETMVAFADLVHSGKVLYIGVSEWTADQLRRGHALAKELKIQLISNQPQYSALWRVIEDEVVPTSEELGISQIVWSPVAQGVLTGKYAPGEQPPEGSRATDTKGGADMIKSWLSKDEVLRRVQDLRPIADELGLTMAQLAIAWVLQNKNVAAAIVGASRPEQVTDNVKAAGVEIPAELMGRIDDALGDVVERDPANTAKSSSKTRLT, translated from the coding sequence ATGGACTTCCGCTACCTCGGCAACAGTGGCCTGAAGATCAGCGAGATCACGTTCGGCAACTGGCTCACCCACGGCTCCCAGGTGGAGAAGGACGCGGCGATCGCCTCCGTGCGCGCGGCGCTCGACGCCGGGATCACCAGCTTCGACACCGCCGACACCTACGCCAACACCGCGGCCGAGGCGGTCCTCGGCGATGCGCTGAAGGACGAGCGGCGCGAGTCGCTGGAGATCTTCACCAAGGTGTACTTCCCGACCGGCCCGATGGGTCCCAACGACACCGGCCTGTCCCGCAAGCACATCATGGAGTCCCTGCACGCATCGCTGAAGCGGCTGCAGACCGACTACGTCGACCTCTACCAGGCACACCGGTTCGATCATGAGACGCCGCTGGAGGAGACGATGGTCGCCTTCGCCGACCTCGTGCACTCGGGCAAGGTGCTCTACATCGGCGTCTCCGAGTGGACCGCCGACCAGCTCCGCCGCGGGCACGCGCTCGCCAAGGAGCTGAAGATCCAGTTGATCTCCAACCAGCCGCAGTACTCCGCGCTGTGGCGGGTGATCGAGGACGAGGTGGTGCCGACCAGCGAGGAGCTCGGCATCTCCCAGATCGTCTGGTCGCCGGTCGCCCAGGGCGTACTCACCGGCAAGTACGCGCCGGGCGAGCAGCCGCCGGAGGGCTCCCGCGCGACCGACACCAAGGGCGGCGCGGACATGATCAAGTCCTGGTTGTCCAAGGACGAGGTGCTGCGCCGGGTCCAGGACCTGCGCCCGATCGCCGACGAACTCGGCCTCACCATGGCCCAGCTCGCCATCGCCTGGGTACTGCAGAACAAGAACGTGGCCGCCGCCATCGTCGGCGCGTCGCGGCCCGAGCAGGTCACCGACAATGTCAAGGCCGCCGGCGTCGAGATCCCTGCGGAGCTGATGGGCCGGATCGACGACGCCCTGGGCGATGTCGTGGAGCGCGACCCCGCGAACACCGCCAAGTCCTCCTCGAAGACCCGGCTGACCTAG
- a CDS encoding substrate-binding domain-containing protein, with the protein MTKQKAPTLQTVAAAVGVDVSTVSRVLNSAPEHRERWASPATVKRILDRAAALGYRRNPHAASLRTSRSQHVGVLVPRLQDFVLATIFEGIDAAAFEHGYAAFVTNSLDDPGQRESRVRKFLDRRVDGIIFADARADDPLLEKLAAEGVSFVLTSRTSGNFVGAFADDRHGGRLVARHLAESGFRDIAVIAGPDYASTANLRIAGLRGGLEEAGLDLDPSRVVRTGFDAAAGRQGVEQLLDTGSTPDAIFATNDFAAIGAIGGLRERGLRVPDDVAVVGYNDTPLAASLSVPLTTIRSPMVEIGKSAFALLEDVLGGAKPESVALEPSLIVRQSTSTARTRRQ; encoded by the coding sequence GTGACGAAGCAGAAGGCTCCGACGCTGCAGACGGTCGCGGCGGCCGTCGGGGTCGATGTGTCCACGGTTTCGCGAGTGCTGAACAGCGCTCCTGAGCATCGGGAGAGGTGGGCGAGTCCGGCGACGGTCAAGCGAATCCTGGACCGTGCCGCTGCCCTGGGCTATCGACGCAATCCTCACGCAGCGAGCCTGCGTACTTCGCGGTCTCAGCACGTCGGTGTCCTCGTTCCACGGCTACAGGACTTCGTGCTGGCAACGATCTTCGAAGGGATCGACGCGGCCGCGTTCGAACACGGCTATGCCGCGTTCGTGACGAACTCCCTCGACGACCCCGGTCAGCGAGAGTCAAGGGTGCGAAAGTTCCTGGACCGACGGGTGGACGGAATCATCTTCGCCGACGCTCGCGCCGACGACCCATTGCTGGAGAAGCTGGCGGCAGAGGGTGTCTCGTTCGTGCTCACGTCGCGCACGTCGGGGAACTTTGTCGGAGCGTTCGCAGACGACCGGCACGGGGGTCGACTGGTGGCGCGCCACCTGGCCGAGTCCGGATTCCGCGACATCGCTGTGATCGCGGGCCCCGACTACGCCTCGACGGCCAACCTGAGGATTGCGGGACTGCGTGGCGGGCTCGAGGAGGCCGGGTTGGACCTGGATCCGAGTCGAGTTGTCCGCACCGGATTCGACGCCGCGGCCGGACGGCAAGGCGTCGAGCAACTGCTCGACACTGGCTCGACACCGGACGCCATATTCGCGACCAACGACTTCGCGGCGATAGGAGCGATCGGCGGATTGCGAGAGCGCGGTCTCCGCGTACCCGATGATGTCGCCGTCGTCGGCTACAACGACACGCCACTGGCCGCGAGTCTGTCGGTGCCCCTGACGACTATCCGCTCGCCGATGGTCGAGATCGGCAAGTCGGCATTCGCGCTTCTGGAGGACGTGCTCGGCGGTGCGAAGCCGGAATCGGTGGCGCTGGAGCCGAGTCTCATCGTGCGGCAGTCGACCTCGACTGCCCGCACAAGGCGTCAGTGA
- a CDS encoding DUF1989 domain-containing protein produces the protein MTRLAARSGTAIPLAAGQELVITNTSGEQVVDAWALAASDSRRFTSAPHTWMSTGRLGLRLGDDLLDNTRRPMLRLVEDTSPGDHDLLIPSCDLARYRQLGVEGYHDNCRDNYFEALAAAAIDALPFLPQPINLFMRVPIGRDGSLSIHPPRAAPGDRVRLRALDDVVVVLSACPQDLAPTNGIGRAPTGVDVAVVDTESRP, from the coding sequence ATGACTCGACTTGCGGCCCGCTCGGGGACGGCAATTCCACTCGCGGCCGGCCAGGAGTTGGTGATCACGAACACCAGTGGTGAGCAGGTTGTCGACGCCTGGGCGCTCGCCGCCAGCGATTCCCGACGGTTCACGTCGGCGCCACACACCTGGATGTCGACGGGTCGCCTGGGGCTCCGGCTCGGCGACGACCTGCTCGACAACACGCGGCGCCCGATGTTGCGCCTGGTCGAGGACACCAGCCCTGGCGATCACGATCTGCTGATCCCGAGTTGCGATCTGGCCCGGTATCGGCAACTGGGCGTTGAGGGCTACCACGACAATTGCCGCGACAACTACTTCGAAGCCCTCGCCGCGGCCGCCATCGATGCCCTCCCATTCCTGCCCCAACCGATCAATCTGTTCATGAGGGTCCCGATCGGCCGCGACGGATCGCTGTCGATTCACCCACCGCGGGCCGCGCCCGGCGACCGCGTGCGGCTACGCGCGCTGGACGATGTGGTCGTTGTTCTCTCCGCCTGCCCTCAGGATCTGGCCCCGACCAACGGCATCGGGCGAGCCCCGACCGGGGTGGACGTTGCGGTCGTCGACACCGAGTCACGTCCATGA
- a CDS encoding TetR/AcrR family transcriptional regulator: MGRPPRHSRDELVGAAIGAFTDHGYAGLDVVALCDALGIGRSSFYHGFGDKDALFDEALRAYTAAGAAARERYRDSAAPAPRLLHHRLTSQLLAQYADENRRGCLVVNTALELGRSIERYARIIDADREGWVELYAELIARGQRQRHLRAELDPRVSAGLLHTAMAGLRVTARIAPEAQIVEQIDALITGWCTPSGSTTLTVGNDGHLLLEDPERTVR, from the coding sequence ATGGGACGACCACCTCGGCACAGCCGCGACGAGCTCGTCGGCGCGGCGATCGGTGCGTTCACCGACCACGGGTACGCCGGTCTCGACGTCGTCGCCCTGTGCGACGCCCTCGGCATAGGCCGATCGAGCTTCTACCACGGCTTCGGCGACAAGGATGCGCTGTTCGACGAGGCCCTGCGCGCCTACACGGCCGCCGGCGCCGCCGCGCGCGAGCGCTACCGCGACAGCGCCGCGCCCGCGCCCCGCCTGCTGCATCACCGCCTGACCTCCCAGCTCCTCGCGCAGTACGCCGACGAGAACCGTCGCGGCTGCCTGGTCGTCAACACCGCCCTGGAGCTCGGTCGCAGCATCGAGCGCTATGCCAGGATCATCGACGCCGACCGGGAGGGCTGGGTCGAGCTGTACGCCGAGCTGATCGCGCGCGGCCAGCGCCAGCGCCACCTGCGGGCCGAGCTCGATCCGCGGGTGAGTGCCGGCCTGCTGCACACCGCGATGGCCGGCCTGCGGGTGACCGCGCGGATCGCCCCGGAGGCCCAGATCGTCGAGCAGATCGATGCCTTGATCACCGGCTGGTGCACGCCGTCCGGAAGCACAACACTGACCGTGGGCAATGACGGCCACCTCCTTCTCGAAGACCCCGAGAGGACCGTCCGATGA